A section of the Paralichthys olivaceus isolate ysfri-2021 chromosome 14, ASM2471397v2, whole genome shotgun sequence genome encodes:
- the LOC109633923 gene encoding A-type potassium channel modulatory protein KCNIP2 isoform X4, with amino-acid sequence MHLFFKDKWEVEGLQTVGILLVVCSSLKLMHFLGLIDLSVEDSVEDDFELSTVCHRPESMDKLQEQTKFTKKELQVLYRGFKNECPSGVVNEENFQNIYSQFFPQGDSSMYAHFLFEAFDTNKNGSVSFEDFVFGLSIILRGTINDRLNWAFNLYDLNKDGCITKEEMLDIMKSIYDMMGKYTYPTMQDDAPREHVESFFQKMDRNKDGVVTIEEFIESCKKDENIMQSMQLFDNVI; translated from the exons ATGCATCTGTTCTTCAAAGACAAGTGGGAGGTGGAGGGGCTGCAGACTGTGGGCATCCTCCTGGTGGTCTGCAGTTCCCTCAAACTGATGCACTTTCTGGGGCTTATCGACCTTTCAGTGGAAG ACAGCGTGGAAGATGATTTTGAGTTATCCACCGTGTGCCATCGCCCTGAAAGTATGGACAAGCTGCAGGAGCAGACCAAGTTCACGAAGAAGGAGCTGCAGGTCCTCTACAGGGGCTTCAAAAAT GAGTGTCCGAGTGGTGTGGTGAATGAGGAGAACTTTCAGAACATTTACTCCCAGTTCTTTCCTCAGGGAG ATTCAAGTATGTATGCACATTTCCTGTTTGAAGCCTTCGACACCAACAAGAACGGCTCGGTTAGTTTTGAG GACTTTGTATTTGGCCTATCTATCATCCTGAGAGGGACCATTAATGACCGGCTAAACTGGGCATTCAACCTCTACGACCTGAACAAGGACGGCTGCATCACCAAAGAG GAGATGTTGGACATCATGAAGTCCATCTATGACATGATGGGGAAGTACACATACCCCACTATGCAGGACGACGCCCCAAGAGAACATGTGGAAAGCTTCTTCCAG AAAATGGACAGGAATAAAGATGGGGTGGTCACCATAGAGGAGTTCATAGAGTCTTGCAAAAAG GATGAGAACATCATGCAGTCCATGCAGCTGTTTGACAATGTCATCTAA
- the LOC109633923 gene encoding A-type potassium channel modulatory protein KCNIP2 isoform X3 has translation MKAKNRDQSLSDSRELDGSYDQLTGNPSTSQSKKTIKQRFLKLLPCCKPTVVPSISQNSVEDDFELSTVCHRPESMDKLQEQTKFTKKELQVLYRGFKNECPSGVVNEENFQNIYSQFFPQGDSSMYAHFLFEAFDTNKNGSVSFEDFVFGLSIILRGTINDRLNWAFNLYDLNKDGCITKEEMLDIMKSIYDMMGKYTYPTMQDDAPREHVESFFQKMDRNKDGVVTIEEFIESCKKDENIMQSMQLFDNVI, from the exons GTAATCCTTCCACCAGCCAAAGCAAAAAAACCATAAAGCAGCGATTCCTCAAGCTGCTGCCGTGCTGCAAGCCCACGGTTGTCCCCTCTATCAGTCAAA ACAGCGTGGAAGATGATTTTGAGTTATCCACCGTGTGCCATCGCCCTGAAAGTATGGACAAGCTGCAGGAGCAGACCAAGTTCACGAAGAAGGAGCTGCAGGTCCTCTACAGGGGCTTCAAAAAT GAGTGTCCGAGTGGTGTGGTGAATGAGGAGAACTTTCAGAACATTTACTCCCAGTTCTTTCCTCAGGGAG ATTCAAGTATGTATGCACATTTCCTGTTTGAAGCCTTCGACACCAACAAGAACGGCTCGGTTAGTTTTGAG GACTTTGTATTTGGCCTATCTATCATCCTGAGAGGGACCATTAATGACCGGCTAAACTGGGCATTCAACCTCTACGACCTGAACAAGGACGGCTGCATCACCAAAGAG GAGATGTTGGACATCATGAAGTCCATCTATGACATGATGGGGAAGTACACATACCCCACTATGCAGGACGACGCCCCAAGAGAACATGTGGAAAGCTTCTTCCAG AAAATGGACAGGAATAAAGATGGGGTGGTCACCATAGAGGAGTTCATAGAGTCTTGCAAAAAG GATGAGAACATCATGCAGTCCATGCAGCTGTTTGACAATGTCATCTAA
- the LOC109633923 gene encoding A-type potassium channel modulatory protein KCNIP2 isoform X2 encodes MKAKNRDQSLSDSRELDGSYDQLTGNPSTSQSKKTIKQRFLKLLPCCKPTVVPSISQSNVEDDFELSTVCHRPESMDKLQEQTKFTKKELQVLYRGFKNECPSGVVNEENFQNIYSQFFPQGDSSMYAHFLFEAFDTNKNGSVSFEDFVFGLSIILRGTINDRLNWAFNLYDLNKDGCITKEEMLDIMKSIYDMMGKYTYPTMQDDAPREHVESFFQKMDRNKDGVVTIEEFIESCKKDENIMQSMQLFDNVI; translated from the exons GTAATCCTTCCACCAGCCAAAGCAAAAAAACCATAAAGCAGCGATTCCTCAAGCTGCTGCCGTGCTGCAAGCCCACGGTTGTCCCCTCTATCAGTCAAAGCAA CGTGGAAGATGATTTTGAGTTATCCACCGTGTGCCATCGCCCTGAAAGTATGGACAAGCTGCAGGAGCAGACCAAGTTCACGAAGAAGGAGCTGCAGGTCCTCTACAGGGGCTTCAAAAAT GAGTGTCCGAGTGGTGTGGTGAATGAGGAGAACTTTCAGAACATTTACTCCCAGTTCTTTCCTCAGGGAG ATTCAAGTATGTATGCACATTTCCTGTTTGAAGCCTTCGACACCAACAAGAACGGCTCGGTTAGTTTTGAG GACTTTGTATTTGGCCTATCTATCATCCTGAGAGGGACCATTAATGACCGGCTAAACTGGGCATTCAACCTCTACGACCTGAACAAGGACGGCTGCATCACCAAAGAG GAGATGTTGGACATCATGAAGTCCATCTATGACATGATGGGGAAGTACACATACCCCACTATGCAGGACGACGCCCCAAGAGAACATGTGGAAAGCTTCTTCCAG AAAATGGACAGGAATAAAGATGGGGTGGTCACCATAGAGGAGTTCATAGAGTCTTGCAAAAAG GATGAGAACATCATGCAGTCCATGCAGCTGTTTGACAATGTCATCTAA
- the cox15 gene encoding heme A synthase COX15 produces the protein MLLSSVRTAMFCGCRGASRGFQHSNRSPQLRKWLVKRSQSTIATEAEAASVQAAASVPNVATNRILGRWLLGCSGLVVGAVVLGGVTRLTESGLSMVDWHLVREMKPPQSQTEWEAEFSKYQQFPEFKIMNHEMTLPEFKFIFYMEWGHRMWGRLVGLAYILPTIYFWRKGYFTRSMKGKVLGLCGFVFFQGLLGWYMVKSGLEEKPESHDIPRVSQYRLSAHLGSALLLYCASLWTGLTLLLPAHKIAETRSLMQLRRFAKGTGGLVFLTALSGAFVAGLDAGLVYNSFPKMGERWIPDDLLAFSPTLKNIFENPTTVQFDHRILAISSLTAITGLYLFSRRMMLPRRAKVAISLLAAMAYAQVALGISTLLLYVPTPLAATHQSGSVALLSLAIWVLAELRKLPK, from the exons ATGTTACTGTCTTCAGTACGGACCGCCATGTTCTGCGGCTGTAGAGGCGCCAGCAGAGGATTTCAACACAGCAAT CGGAGTCCACAGCTAAGAAAATGGCTTGTGAAGAGAAGTCAGAGCACAATCGCAACAGAAGCGGAGGCTGCCTCCGTCCAGGCGGCAGCTTCTGTCCCCAACGTCGCTACAAATCGCATCCTAGGTCGCTGGTTACTTGGCTGCAGCGGgctggttgttggggctgttgTCTTGGGTGGTGTCACCAG GCTCACAGAATCTGGGCTCTCCATGGTCGACTGGCATCTGGTGAGAGAGATGAAGCCGCCTCAGTCACAAACAGAGTGGGAGGCTGAGTTTTCCAAGTACCAGCAGTTTCCTGAATTCAAAAT AATGAACCATGAAATGACTCTGCCAGAGTTTAAGTTTATCTTCTACATGGAGTGGGGTCATCGTATGTGGGGCAGACTGGTTGGTCTTGCATACATCCTCCCCACAATTTACTTCTGGCGAAAAGGATACTTTACTCGCTCCATGAAGGGAAAAGTGCTGGGGCTTTGTGGATTTGTCTTCTTCCAG GGCCTTCTGGGATGGTACATGGTAAAAAGCGGTCTGGAGGAAAAGCCGGAGTCTCATGACATCCCACGAGTCAGCCAATATCGCCTGAGTGCTCACCTTGGTTCTGCTTTGCTACTCTACTGTGCCAGTCTCTGGACAGGGcttactctgctgctgcctgcacATAAG ATAGCAGAAACCAGAAGTCTTATGCAGCTCAGGAGGTTTGCCAAGGGCACTGgtggacttgtcttccttactGCTCTTTCAG GTGCTTTTGTTGCTGGTTTGGATGCCGGGCTGGTGTATAACTCCTTCCCTAAGATGGGAGAACGGTGGATCCCTGACGATCTGCTGGCCTTCTCTCCCACCCTCAAGAACATCTTTGAAAATCCCACAACAGTGCAGTTTGACCACAGAATTTTG GCCATCTCCTCTTTGACTGCAATTACAGGTCTCTATCTGTTCTCAAGAAGGATGATGTTGCCCAGGAGAGCAAAGGTCGCCATCAGCCTCCTTGCGGCAATGGCTTATGCACAG GTTGCCCTCGGTATCAGCACCCTGTTACTGTATGTCCCCACCCCACTGGCAGCAACTCACCAGTCTGGCTCCGTGGCTCTTCTCTCGCTGGCTATTTGGGTTCTGGCAGAGCTCCGCAAATTACCAAAGTAA
- the cutc gene encoding copper homeostasis protein cutC homolog — translation MAEGFLMEVCVDSVESAINAERGGAGRLELCSSLLEGGLTPSLGLLQVVKQHVKIPIYAMIRPRGGDFLYSDQEVEVMRKDIELMKSHGADGLVLGALTEDGRVDAELCIELLAAARPLPVTFHRAFDLVHDPTVALETLVSLGFERVLTSGCDSSALEGLPLIKRIIDQAKGRIVIMPGGGITERNLQRILEGSGAQEFHSSARSSRDSAMKFRNTCVTMGAAFSAPEYGLKVADVSKVRTLNAIARNTL, via the exons atggcAGAGGGCTTTCtgatggaggtgtgtgtggacTCTGTGGAGTCTGCCATCAATGCTGAACGAGGAG GTGCAGGCCGACTTGAACTGTGCTCCAGTCTCCTGGAGGGAGGCCTCACTCCCAGTCTCG GTCTGCTGCAGGTCGTGAAGCAGCATGTCAAAATTCCCATCTATGCCATGATAAGGCCTCGTGGAGGGGACTTCTTGTACTCAGaccaggaggtggaggtgatgaGGAAGGACATTGAGCTGATGAAGAGCCATGGGGCTGATGGACTGGTGCTGGGAGCCCTGACGGAGGATGGACGGGTGGATGCAGAACTCTGTATAGAGTTGCTAG ctgctgctcgtCCTTTGCCTGTCACCTTCCACCGAG CTTTTGATCTGGTTCATGATCCAACGGTTGCTCTGGAGACTCTGGTATCATTAGGGTTCGAGCGCGTGTTGACAAGTGGCTGTGACAGCTCGGCTCTGGAGGGACTCCCTCTCATTAAACGGATCATTGATCAA GCTAAAGGCAGAATTGTCATAATGCCAG GAGGAGGTATCACAGAGAGGAATCTACAGAGGATTTTGGAGGGATCAGGAGCTCAAGAGTTTCACTCCTCAGCCCGCTCCAGTAGGGATTCTGCCATGAAGTTCAG GAACACATGTGTGACGATGGGAGCTGCTTTCTCAGCACCCGAGTATGGCCTGAAGGTGGCAGATGTGAGCAAAGTCCGCACTCTAAATGCAATCGCCAGAAATACCTTGTGA